One region of Oryza sativa Japonica Group chromosome 5, ASM3414082v1 genomic DNA includes:
- the LOC9268967 gene encoding uncharacterized protein, whose amino-acid sequence MAIVRSSGGGRVPRLDGEASPDATEEEEEEEESPATPSQESDAGDFSGGEENGGDVGMEEEEEEDDEVEEEEEDEEDSGMGSDELEITELGEAGSEMCQVGDQSVAVPLELYDLAGLGDVLSLDAWNTLLSEEERQRLAALLPDMDQETFARTLAELLRGDNFHFGSPLAALFDRLKGGLCDPRIALYRRGTRFAERRKHYYRLQSYHNSMVRGLWDVKDCWKGCQGYNINEKLRALDAMKAQQQQQQQQQQQQKAHLGLGGRAGSETDSESREYGDPSLMRLKPDKTVLKKSGKPEKERSKGLLRLGAPKGLGEEYIGGAGRDAAMALSELSRQDNAYGYDSGVMRRGKPRRSQQGLHSEELGDDRDLRMIRSHRPMPKPGKKELAASYDGNLYGNNYHENQNGSSYYYGRNANANQGVTVAAAYDRPYFDTAKNAKYSDRDWMYGGQGMSSKALKGDEMDWPAGSYAGSMNDWQRGQSAGDYRSRKTQAGHGLKVKSYKSIEKQISDANFGSDHRGKIPGKIKGKSTSQYDRIGQKYSRSNAVYTQSEETESDSSEKFEGGGDMDLKRQPEHHSGSHRPAYSAKKLNKLPKASKVNYPTATEDFEPYQSKGTHRVNVTESDYLRDVHVTETEQISEMMRPPAARGERKRKVMASVDTHDHGNTELPDSNENADESLRSPENGERLASGSGCVDSNGDVEKKKMPLASCSSGSKKQKRRVEATSPAEHGEDAPSAPKLVENSSSSKKKGKKKPAAPEAVTDAVVVDEPAPVLPEVNVVVVEPEKPKKKYVPITPTIHTGFSFSIVHLLTAVRKAMATPTEDTLSAKQPDGEESRKCFNNEEHCKTPQDPSATEQAQQGHEAVDASGPEKAQQGHETADASAAEQTTPSNLPAFTVQEIVTRIRSNPSDPNILETQEPLQDLVRGVLKILSSRTAPLGAKGWKALVSYDKSNKSWLWVGPLPSGSSDGDPNEETSPDAWGIPHKMLVKLVDAFANWLKSGQETLKQIGSLPPPPAPDPANLDLKERFKDLRAQKSLNTISPSSEEARAYFQREEFLRYSIPDRAFCYTAADGEKSIVAPLRRGGGKPTAKARGHPMLLPDRPPHVTILCLVRDAAARLPARTGTRADVCTLLKDSQYLNHEESNKEAAVNQVVSGALDRLHYERDPCVLYDNDKKLWTYLHRGREEEDFEDDGTSSTKKWKRPRKESDPADPGNDDLEDDGTPTASDAKKQKTDSTASGEDKDSEDPAIQDPSAGDLEGDPDPDH is encoded by the coding sequence ATGGCGATCGTGAggagcagtggcggcggcagggTCCCCAGGCTTGATGGGGAGGCCTCGCCGGATgccacggaggaggaggaggaggaggaggagtcacCTGCGACGCCGTCGCAGGAGTCCGATGCGGGCGACTTCTCGGGCGGGGAGGAGAACGGCGGCGATGTtgggatggaggaggaggaggaggaggatgacgaggttgaggaggaggaggaagacgaggaggacTCTGGGATGGGGTCCGACGAGCTGGAGATCACGGAGCTCGGGGAGGCAGGGTCCGAGATGTGCCAGGTTGGGGACCAGAGTGTTGCCGTGCCGCTCGAGCTCTACGACCTTGCCGGATTGGGCGACGTGCTCTCGCTCGACGCGTGGAACACCCTGCTGTCCGAGGAGGAGCGGCAACGCCTCGCCGCTCTGCTGCCTGACATGGATCAGGAGACCTTTGCGCGCACGCTTGCCGAGCTACTTAGGGGAGACAACTTCCACTTCGGGAGTCCCCTTGCTGCCCTCTTCGACAGGCTCAAAGGAGGCCTATGTGACCCAAGGATTGCTCTTTATCGCCGCGGTACCCGCTTTGCAGAGCGGCGGAAGCATTACTACAGGCTGCAAAGCTACCACAATTCCATGGTCCGGGGTCTCTGGGACGTAAAGGACTGTTGGAAGGGTTGCCAGGGGTACAACATTAACGAGAAGCTAAGGGCACTGGATGCCATGAAAgcacagcaacagcagcagcagcagcagcagcagcagcaaaaagCTCATCTTGGTTTGGGTGGCCGAGCTGGATCAGAGACTGACTCGGAGAGCAGGGAGTATGGGGACCCATCCTTGATGCGGCTGAAGCCTGATAAGACAGTATTGAAGAAATCAGGGAAGCCTGAGAAGGAGCGGTCTAAGGGTCTGTTGCGCTTGGGAGCGCCAAAAGGTTTGGGCGAGGAGTACATTGGAGGGGCTGGCCGTGATGCTGCTATGGCACTCTCCGAGCTTTCTCGCCAAGATAACGCCTATGGCTATGATTCAGGAGTCATGCGCAGAGGGAAGCCTCGCAGGAGTCAGCAAGGCCTTCATTCCGAGGAGTTGGGAGATGACAGGGATTTGCGAATGATTCGTTCTCATAGGCCAATGCCGAAGCCAGGAAAGAAGGAATTGGCTGCAAGCTATGATGGAAATTTGTATGGAAACAACTACCACGAGAACCAAAATGGTTCTTCTTACTACTATGGCAGGAATGCCAATGCTAATCAGGGAGTTACCGTAGCAGCAGCATATGATCGTCCATATTTTGATACAGCAAAGAATGCAAAGTACTCTGACAGAGATTGGATGTATGGTGGACAAGGTATGTCGAGTAAAGCTCTGAAAGGGGATGAGATGGATTGGCCAGCTGGTAGCTATGCCGGTAGCATGAATGACTGGCAGAGAGGGCAGTCTGCAGGCGATTACAGGAGCAGAAAAACTCAAGCTGGTCATGGTCTGAAGGTTAAGTCTTATAAAAGTATTGAGAAACAAATTAGTGATGCAAATTTTGGGTCTGATCATAGAGGCAAGATACCGGGGAAGATCAAAGGTAAATCCACTAGTCAGTATGACAGAATTGGCCAGAAGTACTCGAGGAGCAATGCTGTCTACACTCAGAGTGAGGAGACAGAATCCGATTCATCGGAAAAGTTTGAAGGTGGAGGGGACATGGATCTTAAAAGGCAGCCAGAACACCATTCTGGGTCTCATAGACCAGCATATAGTGCCAAAAAATTGAACAAGCTTCCTAAAGCTTCCAAAGTAAATTATCCAACTGCTACTGAAGATTTTGAACCCTACCAGAGTAAAGGGACTCACAGAGTAAATGTTACAGAGTCTGATTATTTACGTGATGTGCATGTCACAGAGACAGAACAGATTAGTGAAATGATGAGGCCTCCAGCAGCAAGGGGTGAAAGAAAGCGGAAAGTAATGGCCAGTGTCGATACACATGATCATGGAAACACTGAGTTGCCTGACAGCAATGAGAATGCTGATGAATCACTCAGGTCACCAGAGAATGGTGAGAGGCTAGCCAGTGGATCAGGCTGTGTTGATTCTAATGGTGATgttgaaaaaaagaagatgcCATTGGCAAGTTGCAGCTCTGGATCCAAAAAGCAGAAAAGAAGGGTTGAAGCTACAAGCCCGGCCGAACATGGTGAGGACGCGCCATCTGCTCCAAAGTTGGTGGAGAACAGCAGTAGCTCAAAGAAGAAAGGTAAAAAGAAGCCAGCTGCTCCAGAGGCTGTCACGGATGCAGTTGTTGTAGATGAACCAGCTCCTGTCTTGCCAGAAGTAAATGTGGTAGTGGTAGAACCTGAGAAACCAAAGAAAAAATATGTACCAATCACACCAACTATCCACACTGGGTTTTCATTCTCTATTGTGCATCTTCTAACTGCTGTAAGGAAGGCTATGGCCACCCCTACTGAGGATACTCTGTCGGCCAAGCAACCTGACGGGGAGGAGAGCAGAAAATGCTTCAACAATGAAGAACATTGCAAAACGCCTCAAGATCCAAGTGCAACAGAGCAAGCCCAACAGGGTCATGAGGCTGTAGATGCCAGTGGTCCAGAGAAAGCCCAACAAGGTCACGAGACTGCAGATGCCAGTGCCGCAGAGCAGACCACGCCGAGCAATTTGCCAGCGTTCACCGTTCAAGAGATTGTTACTCGGATTAGATCAAATCCCAGTGACCCTAATATACTTGAAACACAAGAGCCACTTCAGGATTTAGTTCGAGGAGTATTAAAGATACTCTCATCTAGAACAGCTCCACTAGGTGCAAAGGGATGGAAAGCACTGGTTTCCTATGACAAGTCAAACAAAAGCTGGCTTTGGGTTGGCCCACTGCCTTCTGGTTCTTCAGATGGTGATCCTAATGAAGAAACTTCTCCTGATGCATGGGGTATACCACACAAAATGCTTGTGAAGTTGGTTGACGCATTTGCTAACTGGCTGAAAAGTGGTCAGGAAACCCTTAAGCAGATAGGATCCCTTCCACCACCTCCGGCACCAGATCCTGCaaacttggatttgaaggaaaggTTCAAGGACCTTAGAGCCCAGAAAAGTCTAAACACAATTAGTCCAAGCTCGGAGGAAGCAAGAGCGTATTTCCAGCGTGAAGAATTTTTGAGGTACTCAATTCCTGATAGAGCCTTTTGCTATACTGCTGCTGATGGGGAGAAATCTATAGTTGCTCCCTTGAGAAGGGGAGGTGGCAAGCCTACAGCAAAAGCTAGGGGACACCCCATGCTCTTACCTGATCGCCCGCCTCATGTCACTATTCTCTGTCTTGTAAGAGATGCTGCTGCCAGGTTGCCTGCAAGAACTGGAACAAGAGCTGATGTGTGCACACTTCTCAAAGATTCACAGTATCTAAACCACGAAGAATCTAATAAAGAGGCTGCTGTTAACCAAGTTGTCAGCGGTGCTCTTGATCGTCTGCATTATGAGCGCGATCCTTGTGTACTGTATGACAATGACAAAAAATTGTGGACCTACCTGCACAGGggtagagaggaggaagatTTTGAGGATGATGGCACATCGTCTACCAAAAAATGGAAGAGACCAAGGAAAGAGTCGGATCCTGCAGACCCTGGAAACGATGATTTAGAGGATGATGGTACCCCTACTGCAAGCGATGCGAAAAAACAAAAGACAGATTCTACAGCATCAGGAGAAGATAAGGATAGTGAGGATCCTGCAATTCAGGACCCTTCTGCTGGTGATTTGGAAGGCGATCCTGACCCTGATCATTAG